The Ostrea edulis chromosome 1, xbOstEdul1.1, whole genome shotgun sequence genomic sequence CCAACGCAGAAAATTGTAGTTAGAGAACCAATCAACAGGAAGCTAATTTGAATCCAATGGTTGTTGCGATAGTGGTATGGGTAGTTTTCCCCACTAGTGCTGTAGTCATGAACAGCTACAAGTAATATGTTGATGGCGCTACCAATTACGCTAGAGAGGATGCATATATGTTATGTAATCTTCAGGGCTTTAATCAGATTAAATctaaagaaaaatatctatatttagaaaatttaaaaaaaccgcccaaaaattcttcaaaattctGACCGCCTCAAAAACGTTTTCAGCGATATGCCCATAGtggttttaaaataaacaaaaaatcaaaagGCATTATGGTATATAAGAAACAGAATAGTATATATGTTAGAAATAAGAATTTATGCGAGCCGTGAGGTGCTAAAAAGTGTACTTTATGTCAATATGTCATCAATATTAATCAATTTGAGGACTGTAACGGTAACAAGTATCATATCAAAaagtatatcatttgtaaatccagcaatgtagtttatggagtgttttgcagaaaaatgcaacaaaattgtatatgtGGGAGAAACTGAGGTAACTTTATAACAAAGGCATgtttgaatttgtcatttattagacgAAAAACTGATGACCCTACTGTAATTCATTTCTATACAGTTTCTCGTAGTATTGACGATTATTCTCTAATAGGAattgaaaaactttacaaagaTGACATTTATCATGAACACTATGTTTTAACATTCAGTGTCTTATGATGTCGAAATTTGTTTTGCTTTGTAATGACATCtagattttttaatttcaacgtTCTGCTGTTTGTGACGCAACGTCgctatgttactaaatgtaaagcttctgaagatttgaaatgaaagcgccaaagctttactaaacgtcttcgtgtatctattttattctttaactatatatatatatatatatatatatatatatatatatatatatatatatatatatagcaaaaCCATCATCAAACGCGTggtaatattatattataatattattatattaaGGTATAAAACTTAGTGACCTGGTGTCATCCCGTACCAGGTCACTAAATGACTAGGTAACGAATTTACCCCACCGATGACCTATTTTGATAATATGCGTGAGGCTATTGCATACCAGAACTACAgacaacaccataccataaATATTCCTTATTCAAAGACGACTGTATTTAAACGAGCTTTTGTGGTCAGACAAAATCATACCATAATTTTTTCCGTGCATTGCACATGTTGCATAGAGAGCTGGGTTTAATTCCAGGCTATTGAGAGGAAATACAATCCTATAACCTAGCCAATTCATTTATGTGCTTCATGTCGCATCCTTTTTGAaggaagaatacaaaattcaaatataacaatttaataagAACACTaacagatataaatataacatcATTAAACAGATATCACAGTCTATTCAAATTGATATGAACGTGATGAACACAGAACTGGCAAAACATGGCACAAATCACTACAATTTTCagttattattttgatatgtttatgCTGAAGTTGATTGTCCCTATTGTGCATCCGTGGGAAGCTGGCATAATTTGCCTGGTCTGGACACTCGAAAACCTGGTTTCTGTTTGAGATTGTAGAGTATGATCACAGTTAAAGTCACCAAAGAGATCCGAAATGTTGATTCCCTGCAATTCGGCAACCGTTTCATGATCACCATGTTCCTGAGGTAATGTCACCAGGCTAGTGTCTCCAACAGATTCGGGTGGAGGTAGAGCAAGCGTTGCAGTGCTCGGTAAAGCAACGACAGTTTTAAAACTCTGCGGTGCAAGACTCTGCCCCATTGCCTGTCCCATGGCGATTTTTTCCTCGGTATCGGTTCGTTGGTAGACTGTTAGAGACTGCACTGATTTATGTCCAGTCACGGCCATTATTTGTGATGGACTAAACAAACATTTGGTTAAAATTGTAGCACCAGTGGCCCTTATTGAATGGTTGGTATAGATTTGTGACAGATTTGTGTCCTGGCTTAGTTTTGACATGAATGATGCTAGTTTTTTCTCACCCAATCGCACGTTAcagtaccaagtttcatcatcATCGTCAAACGAATCCCTTGGTCTTTGCCATAAACTTGAGCAACTGGGATGGAGTTTGCCAatatacttttcaaaatatcttaccGGACAGAATGGAGATCCCAGGGATTCTGGCATCACACCGGAGGTGGTTTCCCTGTCGTTACCTCTATGGTTTTTAGTTAATTCGTCTGTACATTTCGCCACATATTTCAGTCCTGATTTTGGTTCCTGCATGACCTCAAACGTTGATTTTGACATAATATGCATGTTCTCTACAGATCTCCGGCAAAAGTATAGCCTTACATCAAATTGAACTTTATTCAAAAGTCCGTACGGTGTTTGGGGATTCATTTGTTTCGACTCGTACAGTTTTTGACGGTCACTCTCGTTAATAACAGGATGATGTTGTACACTCCCTTTCCCTATCCGTTTTAGCTCAGCCAGGGCAGCCTTGAATGACACATTTGCATCGCGAAATTCGTCatcttttataatatcaaatttcCTATTATATGGGGGGTCCCGTAAGTACCTGTTGATCGCATGCCTCATGTTTTCAAACGTTGTGGCCTTGTACAATTCACCATCCTGTTTTCGTGCATTCATGTAGAAATGGCAAAGGACTTCGTTCAAGCGAACGGCATCGAATTCTtcgaaattttgattttgattgagTTCTCCTAAGTAGGCCTTTAACAAACGAGCTGCCTTCTGATTGCTTCGAATAGTTTCTTTGGAGTTAATCAGTAATTTCTTTTTTTCGATCTCGTCTGCTGCCAAACTTGCAAACCGTTTGGCCGCCATTGTTGTTGACAAATGcaacaagaaagataactcgcAAGGACGCCTGGTATAAATTTTGACGGTGACCTGGGATAGAATATCCCACGTCTTCACGTGACCGTAATGAGCCAATCACTATTCAGGATCCCCGCGCTAACTTGTCAGAGGTGGGGTAATACAAACACTCTTCAATTTAAAGTTCAGTTATGCAGTCATGTAAacgaaatttcaattaaattgatAAGTCCAATAATGTTGCAATCATGTGTCAACGAGGATACATATTTTTTGGCGTTTAGTATCCCTCTTGTGCAGATCTATCTGAATTCAATTGTGGAAAAGGAGAGATATATATAGTAtgacaagtgaagataacgaacagtgatcaatcacatagttcctataatgaatacagaAAAGAGTGTTGGGATATAACAGAGGTAGAATCAAATACCTAGGGTGAGTATctcctgtcgacctgtcacacctgccgtgagccctatatcttgaaaatgatataaaaggaTGAAAAAATCTTACAAAATCCCTCTTTTTATATACCTTTAAATGCCTTCTTTAGCATAAAAAATCTAGTGATATTCATAATGATTTTCTGAccatttctttgaaaaaagtatgtgatgaaaattttatttaatcgAAGTGAATGAGGAAGTTTGGAGTGCATTTTCGTGATTGaaatttgtattgcttgaaaaagatttttcccgGAGATAGACTATTGAATATTGAATGTAGTCAATATGAACTATATACAGAATACATCACTCCTAATGTTGGCGTCATTTAGTTTCTCGACATTGGAGAAATCGGAGtatgtttccatggaaacaaatacatgtacctatattgaaaaaaagaaacaaaaacaaggGAAAACTATTTTCTGTGACTAAacgatttttatgaaaatctaaTGACTTAACAATATACATGCAAATGATAGAGAATATACTTTTTGTGCACCCTGTAGCTGAGTCACAATGTTGCTCTTCACATTTACATTCATTTTGACACAGATAACCGTAGTATCCACTAACACAGTCTTCTTTACAATTCCAACCAAAGGTTCCCGGCTTGCATTCTACAACAAATGCAAGCAATTATAATGACATTTAAGCGTACGTTAATGGTCAACTTAGACACCCCAAGTGTTTCAATATTATTCAAAAAACTTATATATTAACCCTTGAGTTCTATATACACTATACATATAAGATAATAAACAGcaattgatgaaaggtgaagataacgagatgtggtcaatctcataaccctcATAAGGAATTCAAAACAAACATTTGGGCAAACGTAaagccctggacacaccagaggttggatcaggtgcctagaaagaGTAAatatcccttgtcgaccggttacacccaccgtgagcccaattgataaggtaaacggggtaatccaTAGTGTGAATATAGGAATACATGTCCTTCATTTCCACaatttaatgataaatttatgttCATTATGATCAAAATGTTTAACATAGCTTAGATTGTACATACCCACACAGATGTCCTTCATTTCATCGAAATAATAATTGTAACAGCAAGTCGAGTTAAACCTAAGACAATGGTATAATCCAAAATTAAAATACACATGTGTAAGcgcatattttgatatacacgtTGCCCAAAGGTTATACATATCTTTATCCTTTCAGTATACTTTGTAAAAATGACTATGGATAAATCATGTTgctaaaaatgaacaaaaagttaaataattgaaattatagATTAAAGCATGCTCTATTTAACATGTATACATACTTGTTGCAGGCATCCTTATTAGAGTTCACACCCTGGCGTATGATTGCCATAGTAAACCACATCAGAATAAGAACACGTGCATCCATTTTAAGATTCCATATAGGAATAAAAACTATTATTCATCGAGGAAGGTTTTACATGTAATCGCTAGGCATTTCAGGAAATGTTCTAATTTTTATGTGCATACAAGGAAAGAATCATTTATCTTGGATGAAAAAAGACCATTGTGTCTCGAGAAACATTATACTATAAATGGTTTAAATTCGTCAAAAACCTTTTTGGTAATTCTCCAATATATTAAGTGCAAGGATAGGTACGTCTAGGCAGGTTACGAAAATCTTTACTGGAATAAAATCCGCAAAACAATGTGACGTCGTAATTGAAATAAGTAGATCACCAGGTCTATTTTAAATTCCGATTTCATCTTCATATACGCTTTATGTGTGTATgcaaggtgaggataacgaacaatgatcaatctcataactcctataagcaatataaaataaatagttgggcaaacacggacccctggacacaccagaggtgggatcaggtgcctatgaggtgtaagcatcccctgttgaccggtcacaccgctgtgagccctttatcctgagcaggtaaatggagttatccacagtcaaaatcagtgtgccaagaacggcttaacaatcggtatgaaacacatcagacagcatttgacccaatgcggggttgtattgacgaaccagatcgttacaacgaacatagaatttgcgaaatgcttacttcaatcgaaactgttgaaacccctgtaccatcaacttgtttgtcag encodes the following:
- the LOC125664858 gene encoding cell death abnormality protein 1-like, with protein sequence MDARVLILMWFTMAIIRQGVNSNKDACNKFNSTCCYNYYFDEMKDICVECKPGTFGWNCKEDCVSGYYGYLCQNECKCEEQHCDSATGCTKNIGLTAGVTGRQEILTLGI